In the genome of Drosophila yakuba strain Tai18E2 chromosome 3R, Prin_Dyak_Tai18E2_2.1, whole genome shotgun sequence, one region contains:
- the LOC6537047 gene encoding uncharacterized protein LOC6537047 isoform X2, with amino-acid sequence MSQLGTVYATKRRRRNGKSLKPPPKDGVTKSNPSKRHRERLNAELDLLASLLPFEQNILSKLDRLSILRLSVSYLRTKSYFQVVMHKDKEDNGVLPHIHAHEGYRTRELGAFEHGLLDGDMFLQALNGFLMILTCEGEVFFATHSIESYLGFHQSDIVHQSVYELVHSEDREELQRQLLWNSFLPADMSSMQLAETLAPDKALYLERSFTVRFRCLLDNTSGFLRLDIRGRIKVLHGQNRKTEEPPLALFAYCTPFGPPSLLEIPHKENMFKSKHKLDFSLVSMDQRGKHILGYADAELVNMGGYDLVHYDDLAYVASAHQELLKTGASGMIAYRYQKKDGEWQWLQTSSRLVYKNSKPDFVICTHRQLMDEEGHDLLGKRTMDFKVSYLDTGLASTYFSEADQLVVPPSTSPTSHALPPPVTPTRPNRRYKTQLRDFLSTCRSKRKLQQQQNQPQTQQTSPLGGQVGSPAPAVAVEYLPDPAAAVAAAYSNLNPMYTTSPYASAADNLYMGSSMPANAFYPVSENLFHQYRLQGAVGGYYTDYPHSGAPASAYVANGFLSYDGYAIASKADEKWQETGKYYSGYSSGYGSPTSTPQQIPLKTPKSSPQVMEVISCSSDGPSPVGGATPNGVGSVTPKVELAATTAAAAVGQDPYERQTVLMWGTTHSSGVPLNSHHGGRSGAGNPGSPQRSTPLANGLGYASANNNNNDHEPATAAKWNGTKELPGKSGSASTPESYQMQHDDSGLYSASSHTTSPQQQQQQQQQQQQQQQQLQQSQRGVGSNVSAPSSSLTSTGTDQQAVHPSSCHQQQQQQQQQQHHHAHPHPHSHHHHHHHHHHETAHQHSSEIILTTHHQQQSQPQQQSLAGYPLHHQLVGVGSGSPPPPPPVTLSRSPTALPAVSSLLNGSASAAGASDVPYQQLAIVSAPLVICAEEVGGGVSSIGRKSSKQQQPLQHLQQQQSLQQQHHAIYQQQHHHSQHHPHHQLLYPANITAHTALAYAPPTAGGTYADGSPLLSFSEVTNTLLNQ; translated from the exons ATGAGCCAGCTGGGCACCGTCTACGCCACCAAGCGAAGGCGACGCAACGGCAAAAG CCTGAAGCCGCCGCCCAAGGATGGCGTCACAAAGAGCAATCCATCAAAGCGGCATCGGGAGCGCCTCAACGCCGAGCTGGATCTCCTGGCCTCGCTGCTGCCCTTCGAGCAGAACATCTTGAGCAAACTGGATCGACTGAGCATTCTAAGGCTGTCTGTTAGTTATTTAAGAACCAAAAGTTATTTTCAAG TTGTTATGCATAAGGATAAGGAGGATAACGGAGTCCTGCCCCACATACACGCACATGAAGGCTACAGGACACGAGAACTGGGCGCCTTCGAGCACGGCCTGTTGGATGGTGATATGTTCCTCCAG GCCCTAAATGGATTTCTAATGATACTGACATGCGAAGGCGAAGTCTTCTTTGCCACGCACAGCATCGAGAGCTATTTGGGTTTTCATCAG TCGGACATCGTCCACCAGTCGGTGTACGAACTGGTGCACTCGGAGGACCGCGAGGAGCTGCAACGCCAGCTGCTGTGGAACAGTTTCCTGCCCGCCGACATGTCCAGCATGCAGCTGGCGGAGACCCTGGCGCCGGACAAGGCGCTGTACCTGGAGCGCAGCTTCACCGTCCGCTTCCGCTGCCTGCTGGACAACACGAGCGGCTTCCTGCGCCTGGATATCCGCGGCCGCATCAAGGTCCTGCATGGCCAGAACCGCAAGACGGAGGAGCCGCCGCTGGCCCTCTTCGCCTACTGCACGCCCTTCGGGCCGCCCAGCCTGCTGGAAATTCCGCACAAGGAGAACATGTTCAAGTCTAAGCACAAGCTGGACTTCTCCCTGGTATCGATGGACCAGCGCGGCAAGCACATCCTGGGCTACGCGGACGCCGAGTTGGTCAACATGGGTGGCTACGATCTGGTGCACTACGATGACCTGGCCTACGTGGCCAGCGCCCATCAGGAGC TTCTGAAGACGGGTGCCTCTGGAATGATCGCCTACCGTTACCAAAAGAAGGATGGCGAGTGGCAGTGGCTGCAGACGAGCTCTCGCCTGGTCTACAAGAACTCCAAGCCGGACTTTGTGATCTGTACGCACCGCCAGCTGATGGACGAGGAGGGCCACGATCTGCTAGGCAAGCGCACCATGGACTTCAAGGTCAGCTACCTGGACACGGGTCTGGCGTCCACCTACTTCTCCGAGGCGGACCAGCTGGTAGTGCCGCCGAGCACCTCTCCCACGTCCCACGCCCTGCCGCCTCCGGTGACGCCAACGCGTCCAAATCGCCGCTACAAGACGCAGTTGCGCGACTTCCTCTCCACTTGCCGCAGCAAACgcaagctgcagcagcagcagaaccaACCGCAGACGCAGCAAACCTCGCCACTCGGTGGCCAGGTGGGGTCCCCTGCTCCGGCTGTGGCCGTGGAGTACTTGCCCGATCCGGCAGCTGCAGTGGCCGCTGCCTACTCCAACCTGAATCCCATGTACACAACCTCGCCGTATGCAAGTGCCGCGGACAATCTCTATATGGGCAGCTCCATGCCGGCCAACGCCTTCTACCCAGTCAGCGAAAACCTCTTCCATCAGTACCGGCTGCAGGGCGCCGTCGGTGGCTACTACACGGATTATCCGCACTCCGGCGCTCCAGCCTCAGCTTACGTGGCTAATGGATTCCTCTCTTACGACGGATACGCCATAGCCTCCAAGGCGGACGAGAAGTGGCAGGAGACTGGAAAGTACTACAGTGGCTACAGCAGCGGCTATGGAAGCCCAACATCTACGCCACAG CAAATTCCCCTTAAGACGCCGAAGTCTTCACCACAGGTGATGGAGGTGATATCATGCTCCTCGGACGGACCATCACCCGTGGGCGGAGCCACGCCCAACGGAGTCGGAAGCGTAACGCCCAAAGTAGAATTGGCCGCAACAACGGCGGCAGCCGCAGTGGGTCAGGATCCCTACGAGCGTCAAACGGTGCTGATGTGGGGCACCACGCACTCGAGTGGGGTGCCGCTAAATAGTCATCATGGCGGACGAAGTGGAGCGGGAAACCCTGGCTCACCACAGCGATCCACACCTCTGGCCAACGGATTGGGCTATGCTAGCgccaataataacaacaacgatCATGAACCTGCAACGGCCGCCAAGTGGAACGGGACAAAGGAGCTGCCGGGCAAGTCGGGCAGTGCCAGTACGCCGGAGAGCTACCAGATGCAGCATGATGACTCTGGCCTCTACTCCGCATCCTCGCACACAACCTctccgcagcaacagcagcagcaacagcagcagcaacaacagcagcagcagcagctccagcaatCCCAGCGAGGAGTTGGTTCCAATGTTAGCGCTCCCAGCAGCTCACTCACCAGCACGGGCACAGATCAGCAGGCGGTGCACCCATCCAGCTgccaccaacagcagcaacagcagcagcagcaacaacaccatcACGCCCACCCGCATCCGCACTCgcatcatcaccaccatcatcaccatcaccacgaGACGGCGCATCAGCACAGCAGCGAG ATCATTCTCACCAcccatcatcagcagcagtcgcagccgcagcagcaatCGCTCGCTGGCTACCCGCTGCACCACCAGCTGGTTGGAGTAGGATCAGGatcaccaccgccgccgccgccagtCACATTGTCCCGCTCGCCCACCGCCTTGCCGGCGGTCAGCAGCTTGCTGAATGGATCGGCTtcagcagcaggagcatcGGATGTTCCGTACCAGCAATTGGCCATTGTGTCCGCTCCACTGGTGATCTGCGCCGAGGAGGTGGGTGGAGGCGTCAGCAGCATTGGCCGCAAGTCATCCAAGCAGCAACAGCCCCTGCAGCacctgcaacagcaacagtcgctgcaacagcagcaccatgCAATttaccagcagcaacatcaccaCTCGCAGCACCATCCGCATCATCAGCTGCTCTATCCGGCGAACATTACGGCGCACACCGCGCTCGCCTATGCCCCGCCCACCGCCGGGGGCACGTATGCCGACGGCAGCCCGCTGCTCTCGTTCTCCGAGGTGACCAACACGCTACTGAACCAGTGA
- the LOC6537047 gene encoding single-minded homolog 2 isoform X1, whose protein sequence is MSQLGTVYATKRRRRNGKSLKPPPKDGVTKSNPSKRHRERLNAELDLLASLLPFEQNILSKLDRLSILRLSVSYLRTKSYFQVVMHKDKEDNGVLPHIHAHEGYRTRELGAFEHGLLDGDMFLQALNGFLMILTCEGEVFFATHSIESYLGFHQSDIVHQSVYELVHSEDREELQRQLLWNSFLPADMSSMQLAETLAPDKALYLERSFTVRFRCLLDNTSGFLRLDIRGRIKVLHGQNRKTEEPPLALFAYCTPFGPPSLLEIPHKENMFKSKHKLDFSLVSMDQRGKHILGYADAELVNMGGYDLVHYDDLAYVASAHQELLKTGASGMIAYRYQKKDGEWQWLQTSSRLVYKNSKPDFVICTHRQLMDEEGHDLLGKRTMDFKVSYLDTGLASTYFSEADQLVVPPSTSPTSHALPPPVTPTRPNRRYKTQLRDFLSTCRSKRKLQQQQNQPQTQQTSPLGGQVGSPAPAVAVEYLPDPAAAVAAAYSNLNPMYTTSPYASAADNLYMGSSMPANAFYPVSENLFHQYRLQGAVGGYYTDYPHSGAPASAYVANGFLSYDGYAIASKADEKWQETGKYYSGYSSGYGSPTSTPQQIPLKTPKSSPQVMEVISCSSDGPSPVGGATPNGVGSVTPKVELAATTAAAAVGQDPYERQTVLMWGTTHSSGVPLNSHHGGRSGAGNPGSPQRSTPLANGLGYASANNNNNDHEPATAAKWNGTKELPGKSGSASTPESYQMQHDDSGLYSASSHTTSPQQQQQQQQQQQQQQQQLQQSQRGVGSNIILTTHHQQQSQPQQQSLAGYPLHHQLVGVGSGSPPPPPPVTLSRSPTALPAVSSLLNGSASAAGASDVPYQQLAIVSAPLVICAEEVGGGVSSIGRKSSKQQQPLQHLQQQQSLQQQHHAIYQQQHHHSQHHPHHQLLYPANITAHTALAYAPPTAGGTYADGSPLLSFSEVTNTLLNQ, encoded by the exons ATGAGCCAGCTGGGCACCGTCTACGCCACCAAGCGAAGGCGACGCAACGGCAAAAG CCTGAAGCCGCCGCCCAAGGATGGCGTCACAAAGAGCAATCCATCAAAGCGGCATCGGGAGCGCCTCAACGCCGAGCTGGATCTCCTGGCCTCGCTGCTGCCCTTCGAGCAGAACATCTTGAGCAAACTGGATCGACTGAGCATTCTAAGGCTGTCTGTTAGTTATTTAAGAACCAAAAGTTATTTTCAAG TTGTTATGCATAAGGATAAGGAGGATAACGGAGTCCTGCCCCACATACACGCACATGAAGGCTACAGGACACGAGAACTGGGCGCCTTCGAGCACGGCCTGTTGGATGGTGATATGTTCCTCCAG GCCCTAAATGGATTTCTAATGATACTGACATGCGAAGGCGAAGTCTTCTTTGCCACGCACAGCATCGAGAGCTATTTGGGTTTTCATCAG TCGGACATCGTCCACCAGTCGGTGTACGAACTGGTGCACTCGGAGGACCGCGAGGAGCTGCAACGCCAGCTGCTGTGGAACAGTTTCCTGCCCGCCGACATGTCCAGCATGCAGCTGGCGGAGACCCTGGCGCCGGACAAGGCGCTGTACCTGGAGCGCAGCTTCACCGTCCGCTTCCGCTGCCTGCTGGACAACACGAGCGGCTTCCTGCGCCTGGATATCCGCGGCCGCATCAAGGTCCTGCATGGCCAGAACCGCAAGACGGAGGAGCCGCCGCTGGCCCTCTTCGCCTACTGCACGCCCTTCGGGCCGCCCAGCCTGCTGGAAATTCCGCACAAGGAGAACATGTTCAAGTCTAAGCACAAGCTGGACTTCTCCCTGGTATCGATGGACCAGCGCGGCAAGCACATCCTGGGCTACGCGGACGCCGAGTTGGTCAACATGGGTGGCTACGATCTGGTGCACTACGATGACCTGGCCTACGTGGCCAGCGCCCATCAGGAGC TTCTGAAGACGGGTGCCTCTGGAATGATCGCCTACCGTTACCAAAAGAAGGATGGCGAGTGGCAGTGGCTGCAGACGAGCTCTCGCCTGGTCTACAAGAACTCCAAGCCGGACTTTGTGATCTGTACGCACCGCCAGCTGATGGACGAGGAGGGCCACGATCTGCTAGGCAAGCGCACCATGGACTTCAAGGTCAGCTACCTGGACACGGGTCTGGCGTCCACCTACTTCTCCGAGGCGGACCAGCTGGTAGTGCCGCCGAGCACCTCTCCCACGTCCCACGCCCTGCCGCCTCCGGTGACGCCAACGCGTCCAAATCGCCGCTACAAGACGCAGTTGCGCGACTTCCTCTCCACTTGCCGCAGCAAACgcaagctgcagcagcagcagaaccaACCGCAGACGCAGCAAACCTCGCCACTCGGTGGCCAGGTGGGGTCCCCTGCTCCGGCTGTGGCCGTGGAGTACTTGCCCGATCCGGCAGCTGCAGTGGCCGCTGCCTACTCCAACCTGAATCCCATGTACACAACCTCGCCGTATGCAAGTGCCGCGGACAATCTCTATATGGGCAGCTCCATGCCGGCCAACGCCTTCTACCCAGTCAGCGAAAACCTCTTCCATCAGTACCGGCTGCAGGGCGCCGTCGGTGGCTACTACACGGATTATCCGCACTCCGGCGCTCCAGCCTCAGCTTACGTGGCTAATGGATTCCTCTCTTACGACGGATACGCCATAGCCTCCAAGGCGGACGAGAAGTGGCAGGAGACTGGAAAGTACTACAGTGGCTACAGCAGCGGCTATGGAAGCCCAACATCTACGCCACAG CAAATTCCCCTTAAGACGCCGAAGTCTTCACCACAGGTGATGGAGGTGATATCATGCTCCTCGGACGGACCATCACCCGTGGGCGGAGCCACGCCCAACGGAGTCGGAAGCGTAACGCCCAAAGTAGAATTGGCCGCAACAACGGCGGCAGCCGCAGTGGGTCAGGATCCCTACGAGCGTCAAACGGTGCTGATGTGGGGCACCACGCACTCGAGTGGGGTGCCGCTAAATAGTCATCATGGCGGACGAAGTGGAGCGGGAAACCCTGGCTCACCACAGCGATCCACACCTCTGGCCAACGGATTGGGCTATGCTAGCgccaataataacaacaacgatCATGAACCTGCAACGGCCGCCAAGTGGAACGGGACAAAGGAGCTGCCGGGCAAGTCGGGCAGTGCCAGTACGCCGGAGAGCTACCAGATGCAGCATGATGACTCTGGCCTCTACTCCGCATCCTCGCACACAACCTctccgcagcaacagcagcagcaacagcagcagcaacaacagcagcagcagcagctccagcaatCCCAGCGAGGAGTTGGTTCCAAT ATCATTCTCACCAcccatcatcagcagcagtcgcagccgcagcagcaatCGCTCGCTGGCTACCCGCTGCACCACCAGCTGGTTGGAGTAGGATCAGGatcaccaccgccgccgccgccagtCACATTGTCCCGCTCGCCCACCGCCTTGCCGGCGGTCAGCAGCTTGCTGAATGGATCGGCTtcagcagcaggagcatcGGATGTTCCGTACCAGCAATTGGCCATTGTGTCCGCTCCACTGGTGATCTGCGCCGAGGAGGTGGGTGGAGGCGTCAGCAGCATTGGCCGCAAGTCATCCAAGCAGCAACAGCCCCTGCAGCacctgcaacagcaacagtcgctgcaacagcagcaccatgCAATttaccagcagcaacatcaccaCTCGCAGCACCATCCGCATCATCAGCTGCTCTATCCGGCGAACATTACGGCGCACACCGCGCTCGCCTATGCCCCGCCCACCGCCGGGGGCACGTATGCCGACGGCAGCCCGCTGCTCTCGTTCTCCGAGGTGACCAACACGCTACTGAACCAGTGA